In Salinigranum marinum, one DNA window encodes the following:
- a CDS encoding thioredoxin family protein — protein MESPDRPISVDTAADLDALVDEHPLVLLEFYTAGCAMCQALEPVLGTVARASDVVVATCNPQTDLSLAERFQLGSVPTLVLLEDGVEVGRLADGFQGVEAILAFVEDARSTSRE, from the coding sequence ATGGAGAGCCCGGACAGGCCCATCTCGGTCGACACCGCGGCCGACCTCGACGCGCTCGTCGACGAACACCCGCTCGTCCTCCTGGAGTTCTACACCGCCGGCTGTGCGATGTGCCAGGCGCTCGAACCGGTGCTGGGGACCGTCGCCCGCGCGAGCGACGTCGTGGTCGCGACGTGCAACCCCCAGACCGATCTCTCGCTCGCCGAACGGTTCCAACTCGGGAGCGTCCCGACGCTCGTCCTGCTCGAAGACGGCGTGGAGGTCGGTCGACTCGCCGACGGCTTCCAGGGGGTCGAGGCCATCCTCGCGTTCGTCGAGGACGCACGGTCGACTTCCCGAGAGTAG
- a CDS encoding TIGR01548 family HAD-type hydrolase — translation MYVDAVVLDIDGVLVDVADSYRRAIVESVERVYDASVGSDAVQAFKDAGGFNNDWELTYAAALFVLAGREGYDGDVGAFTDAIADAGGGLTAAESVVERTLDPAAHGRVRDAWEPQRLRAVFQALYLGADLYRDLEGDEPPFDAPGYIHDEPVLVAGRTLETLGATSDLGILTGRPAAEADIALSRVGLALDDRHRFTMDDWNEGKPHPGALVTLAERFDADRVAFAGDTLDDVRTAVRAAETDPAREYHGIGVLTGGLRGSEGREKFVAAGADAVVETVNDLPALFGDG, via the coding sequence ATGTACGTCGACGCGGTCGTCCTCGACATCGACGGCGTCCTGGTCGACGTCGCCGACTCGTACCGACGCGCCATCGTCGAGTCCGTCGAACGGGTGTACGACGCCTCCGTCGGATCCGACGCGGTACAGGCGTTCAAGGACGCGGGCGGCTTCAACAACGACTGGGAGCTCACGTACGCCGCGGCCCTCTTCGTCCTCGCCGGGCGCGAGGGGTACGACGGCGACGTCGGAGCGTTCACCGACGCGATCGCCGACGCCGGCGGCGGCCTCACCGCCGCCGAGTCGGTCGTCGAACGGACGTTGGATCCCGCCGCGCACGGTCGGGTCCGCGACGCGTGGGAGCCACAGCGGTTACGAGCCGTTTTTCAAGCACTGTATCTCGGTGCGGACCTGTACCGCGACCTCGAAGGTGACGAGCCGCCGTTCGACGCCCCGGGCTACATCCACGACGAGCCGGTGCTCGTCGCCGGCCGGACCCTGGAGACGCTCGGTGCGACCTCCGACCTCGGCATCCTGACCGGGCGGCCGGCGGCGGAGGCCGACATCGCGCTGTCGCGGGTCGGCCTCGCGCTCGACGACCGTCACCGTTTCACCATGGACGACTGGAACGAGGGCAAACCGCACCCGGGTGCGCTCGTGACGCTCGCCGAGCGGTTCGACGCCGATCGCGTCGCGTTCGCGGGCGACACGCTCGACGACGTCCGCACCGCGGTTCGGGCGGCGGAGACGGATCCGGCCCGGGAGTACCACGGTATCGGGGTGCTCACCGGCGGGCTCCGAGGCAGTGAGGGCCGCGAGAAGTTCGTCGCCGCGGGGGCCGACGCGGTGGTCGAGACGGTCAACGACCTCCCCGCCCTCTTCGGCGACGGCTGA
- a CDS encoding DUF7534 family protein, translating to MGRFPTYVVTMLALDLLGVSLAAGLLPPDAVTQTYALGLTLVAAPVVAYWLVYREGFERFQLGRLLGRSESEANDGGRTDADEPNRD from the coding sequence ATGGGTCGCTTCCCGACGTACGTCGTCACGATGCTCGCCCTCGACCTCCTGGGCGTGTCGCTCGCCGCCGGACTGCTCCCGCCCGACGCGGTCACACAGACGTACGCCCTCGGCCTCACGCTGGTGGCCGCGCCGGTCGTCGCGTACTGGCTCGTCTACCGCGAGGGGTTCGAGCGCTTCCAACTCGGGCGGCTGCTCGGGCGCAGCGAGAGCGAGGCGAACGACGGCGGACGAACCGACGCCGACGAGCCGAACCGCGACTGA